A genomic window from Gossypium hirsutum isolate 1008001.06 chromosome D12, Gossypium_hirsutum_v2.1, whole genome shotgun sequence includes:
- the LOC107920996 gene encoding protein MAIN-LIKE 1-like: protein MAYLELAGFGSVAQIWYTVLRFDLLSALVERWRPETHTFHFPCGECTVTLEDVALQLRLPIDGSPLLGDSQGDGESYFSGLQFTWLKTKYGQLSVTATEGELMCAAQAYIMHIIGGEIMPDASNDKVHLMYLPLLVDLSSVSSYSWGSAVLAVLYRELYRVTDPKVRDIGRCLSLLQSWALYRMPFLASIRHQPYVYPLLNK, encoded by the exons ATGGCGTACTTAGAGCTAGCCGGATTTGGGTCCGTAGCACAGATCTGGTACACCGTCTTGCGCTTTGATTTATTATCTGCGCTAGTGGAGCGGTGGCGCCcagagacccacacttttcattttccgTGCGGGGAGTGCACGGTGACCTTGGAGGATGTAGCGTTGCAGCTTAGGCTCCCAATTGACGGGAGTCCC CTTCTAGGAGACTCACAAGGGGACGGTGAGTCATATTTTTCGGGCTTACAATTTACATGgctgaaaaccaagtatggacaaTTATCAGTGACAGCCACTGAAGGCGAGTTGATGTGCGCTGCTCAAGCGTACATCATGCATATCATAGGGGGAGAAATCATGCCTGATGCAAGCAACGACAAGGTGCATTTGATGTACTTGCCCCTGTTAGTTGACTTGTCCAGTGTTAGCTCCTATAGTTGGGGCTCAGCCGTGCTAGCAGTCTTGTATCGAGAGCTTTATCGGGTGACAGATCCGAAAGTTCGCGACATTGGCAGATGCCTCTCACTGCTGCAGTCCTGGGCGCTGTATCGGATGCCATTTTTGGCATCGATTAGACACCAACCGTATGTTTATCCACTGCTGAACAAGTGA
- the LOC107930559 gene encoding type I inositol polyphosphate 5-phosphatase 4 isoform X2 — MRDGNSKKSKLSWPKTLVKKWFNIKNKAEDFHADEVDYGGVDEDWEHNFSDREACTIKKSKTERLSKRHSDRVRQSKIDPDVSQFTDVHNYKIFVATWNVAGKSPPSYLNLEDWLPTSPPADIYVLGFQEIVPLNAGNVLGTEDNEPARKWLALIRKTLNSLPGTSGGFHTPSPIPDPLVELDADFEGSTRQEASSFFHRRSFQSLSRSMRMVNDMAMPQPRLDRRFSVCDRVIFGHRPSDYDPNFRWGSSDDENGPGDSPSNAQYTEYSPMSYGGSFALEGSNRHMAHSRYCLVASKQMVGIFLTVWVKSDLRDYVRNLKVSCVGRGLMGYLGNKGSISISMFLHRTSFCFVCSHLTSGQKEGDELRRNSDVMEILRKTRFPRVHGMRYDNSPQTILEHDRIIWLGDLNYRIALSYRCAKALVEMRNWKSLLENDQLRIEQRHGRVFEGWNEGKIHFPPTYKFSNNSDRYAGEDRRPKKKRRTPAWCDRILWYGRGLYQISYVRGESKFSDHRPVYSVFSAEVESTSRNRIRKSMSCSSARVEVEELLQVSHGYTELSFF, encoded by the exons ATGAGAGATGGAAACTCCAAGAAGAGCAag CTTTCATGGCCCAAGACATTGGTCAAGAAGTGGTTCAATATCAAGAATAAAGCTGAGGACTTTCATGCAGATGAAGTTGATTATGGAG GTGTTGATGAAGATTGGGAGCACAACTTCTCAGATAGGGAGGCATGCACTATCAAGAAAAGCAAAACAG AGAGATTGAGCAAGAGGCATTCGGACCGAGTTCGACAAAGTAAAATTGATCCCGACGTCTCTCAGTTTACGGATGTGCATAATTATAA GATTTTTGTAGCTACATGGAATGTGGCTGGAAAGTCTCCTCCTAGTTATTTGAATCTTGAGGATTGGCTTCCTACCTCTCCTCCTGCTGACATTTATGTTCTCGG GTTTCAAGAGATTGTTCCTTTAAATGCTGGTAATGTTTTGGGCACTGAAGACAATGAACCGGCCAGGAAATGGTTAGCTCTCATTAGGAAGACTCTGAATAGCCTTCCTGGTACCAGTGGTGGCTTCCACACACCTTCACCAATCCCTGATCCACTTGTTGAACTGGATGCGGACTTTGAAGGATCAACAAGACAGGAAGCTTCATCTTTCTTTCACCGCCGATCATTTCAATCCTTGAGTCGTAGCATGAGAATGGTTAACGACATGGCAATGCCTCAACCAAGGCTTGACCGTCGCTTCAGTGTTTGTGATCGGGTTATTTTTGGTCATAGACCGAGTGATTATGACCCTAACTTCAGATGGGGTTCCTCTGATGATGAGAATGGACCTGGAGATTCACCAAGCAACGCTCAGTATACCGAATATTCTCCAATGTCCTATGGTGGATCTTTTGCCTTAGAGGGAAGCAATAGACACATGGCGCATTCAAGGTACTGTCTGGTTGCCAGCAAGCAAATGGTAGGGATATTTCTAACGGTATGGGTAAAGAGTGATCTTAGAGACTATGTTCGCAACTTGAAAGTGTCCTGTGTTGGCAGAGGATTGATGGGTTATCTTGGAAACAAG GGTTCTATTTCTATTAGCATGTTTTTGCATCGAACCAGCTTTTGCTTCGTCTGTAGTCATTTAACCTCAGGGCAAAAGGAGGGTGATGAGCTGCGAAGAAACTCTGATGTTATGGAGATCCTCAGAAAGACAAGGTTTCCCAGGGTTCATGGAATGAGATATGATAATTCTCCCCAAACGATTCTAGAGCACGA TCGTATTATATGGCTCGGGGATTTGAATTATCGGATCGCTTTGTCCTACCGTTGTGCAAAGGCTCTAGTTGAGATGCGCAATTGGAAATCACTATTAGAGAATGACCAG CTTCGAATAGAGCAGAGGCATGGCCGTGTATTCGAGGGATGGAATGAAGGCAAAATACATTTCCCTCCTACATACAAGTTCTCGAATAATTCAGACAGATATGCCGGGGAGGATAGGCGTCCAAAGAAGAAGCGAAGAACTCCGGCATG GTGTGATCGTATACTGTGGTATGGAAGAGGCCTCTATCAGATATCTTACGTTCGTGGAGAGTCCAAGTTCTCGGACCATAGGCCCGTTTATAGTGTATTTTCAGCAGAGGTCGAGTCTACTAGCCGTAATCGAATCAGGAAAAGCATGAGTTGTTCCAGTGCCAGGGTTGAGGTTGAAGAGCTGTTGCAAGTGTCACATGGATATACAGAACTCAGTTTCTTTTGA
- the LOC107930549 gene encoding vicilin Pis v 3.0101, which translates to MSAESKLSTLILILSLVFLYAGCLAFAKQDPELKQCTHQCRVQQQYDEKQKEECVRTCEEYHREKKDRESLKEVGQDPDVEFHPGGELSECQSRCVGLAGEVRQLCLFRCQQKWRRDHASRWEEEGKKQSKEDAEDEGEEEKHNPYVFEDKHFSTAIKTGKGRVDLLTKFTHDSDILRGIENYRLALLVASPKSFVVPNHFDANAIFVVTQGRGTLTLIHEDKRESFNIETGDIIHVRAGTPLYLINRDDNEKLFIVKLLQPINQPDHYEVFYGAGGAKPESFYETFSTEILEAALKTSRDKLERFFDKQGKGPFLEASREQIEAMSSHEEGSKGGGLWPFGSESKSKSAFNLFRKREPSHCNRYGQLFEVEEDEFKRLKDFDLRVSYANITKGCMSAPFYNSRAIKIAIVVKGEGYFEMVSPPVSPKSSQEDSGGRKSGSRYQKISSRLRSDTVFVVPAGHPFVTVASRNNNLEILCFEVNIENNVRYLLAGEGNYVQQFEKEAKELAFKSKEEEVDRIFGNQDEEFFFPGPRQQRGRDYE; encoded by the exons GAGCTAAAACAATGCACCCACCAATGCAGAGTCCAGCAACAATACGATGAAAAACAAAAGGAAGAGTGTGTGAGGACATGTGAAGAGTACCACCGTGAGAAAAAGGATAGAGAGTCTCTTAAAGAAGTTGGGCAAGACCCTGATGTCGAATTTCACCCTGGCGGGGAATTGAGTGAGTGCCAGAGCCGGTGCGTGGGACTAGCGGGAGAGGTGCGGCAGCTGTGCCTCTTCCGGTGCCAACAGAAATGGCGGAGAGATCATGCGAGCCGGTGGGAGGAAGAAGGCAAGAAACAGAGTAAAGAAGATGCAGAAGACGAAGGAGAAGAGGAAAAGCATAACCCTTACGTATTTGAAGATAAACATTTCTCTACTGCAATCAAGACAGGGAAAGGAAGAGTTGATCTTCTCACCAAATTCACACACGACTCGGATATTCTTCGTGGCATTGAGAATTATCGACTGGCCCTCCTTGTTGCCAGTCCAAAGTCATTCGTAGTCCCAAATCATTTCGATGCTAACGCCATATTTGTTGTCACTCAAG GACGTGGAACACTCACGCTGATCCATGAAGATAAGAGAGAGAGCTTTAACATTGAAACTGGAGACATCATCCATGTTCGTGCTGGGACTCCTCTATATTTGATCAACAGAGATGACAACGAGAAACTGTTTATCGTCAAGTTATTGCAACCCATCAATCAACCAGATCATTACGAG GTATTTTATGGTGCTGGTGGTGCAAAACCAGAATCGTTCTACGAAACATTTAGCACTGAAATCCTTGAAGCTGCTCTCAAG ACTTCAAGAGATAAGTTGGAGAGGTTCTTCGATAAACAAGGCAAAGGACCCTTCCTCGAAGCTTCCAGAGAACAAATCGAGGCCATGAGTAGCCATGAGGAAGGCAGCAAAGGCGGTGGTTTGTGGCCATTTGGAAGTGAGTCAAAATCAAAGAGTGCATTCAACCTCTTCAGAAAGCGTGAGCCTTCACATTGTAACAGATATGGTCAGCTCTTTgaagttgaagaagatgaattCAAGCGCCTTAAAGACTTCGATCTCAGGGTCTCCTATGCCAACATCACCAAG GGATGTATGTCAGCCCCATTCTACAACTCAAGGGCAATAAAGATAGCCATTGTTGTGAAAGGTGAAGGATACTTTGAAATGGTATCACCTCCTGTTTCCCCCAAGTCCAGTCAGGAGGATTCAGGAGGAAGAAAGAGTGGGTCTCGTTATCAAAAGATAAGCTCACGTTTGAGATCCGACACGGTGTTCGTTGTTCCAGCAGGGCATCCTTTCGTCACAGTTGCTTCAAGAAACAATAATCTAGAGATTCTATGCTTTGAGGTCAACATAGAAAACAACGTTAGGTACCTTCTTGCAG GGGAGGGGAATTATGTTCAGCAATTCGAGAAGGAAGCAAAGGAGCTGGCATTCAAGAGCAAGGAAGAAGAGGTGGATAGGATCTTTGGTAACCAAGATGAGGAGTTCTTTTTCCCTGGACCAAGGCAACAAAGAGGCCGAGATTATGAATAA
- the LOC107930559 gene encoding type I inositol polyphosphate 5-phosphatase 4 isoform X1, with the protein MRDGNSKKSKYISLMKLSWPKTLVKKWFNIKNKAEDFHADEVDYGGVDEDWEHNFSDREACTIKKSKTERLSKRHSDRVRQSKIDPDVSQFTDVHNYKIFVATWNVAGKSPPSYLNLEDWLPTSPPADIYVLGFQEIVPLNAGNVLGTEDNEPARKWLALIRKTLNSLPGTSGGFHTPSPIPDPLVELDADFEGSTRQEASSFFHRRSFQSLSRSMRMVNDMAMPQPRLDRRFSVCDRVIFGHRPSDYDPNFRWGSSDDENGPGDSPSNAQYTEYSPMSYGGSFALEGSNRHMAHSRYCLVASKQMVGIFLTVWVKSDLRDYVRNLKVSCVGRGLMGYLGNKGSISISMFLHRTSFCFVCSHLTSGQKEGDELRRNSDVMEILRKTRFPRVHGMRYDNSPQTILEHDRIIWLGDLNYRIALSYRCAKALVEMRNWKSLLENDQLRIEQRHGRVFEGWNEGKIHFPPTYKFSNNSDRYAGEDRRPKKKRRTPAWCDRILWYGRGLYQISYVRGESKFSDHRPVYSVFSAEVESTSRNRIRKSMSCSSARVEVEELLQVSHGYTELSFF; encoded by the exons ATGAGAGATGGAAACTCCAAGAAGAGCAag TATATTTCCCTGATGAAGCTTTCATGGCCCAAGACATTGGTCAAGAAGTGGTTCAATATCAAGAATAAAGCTGAGGACTTTCATGCAGATGAAGTTGATTATGGAG GTGTTGATGAAGATTGGGAGCACAACTTCTCAGATAGGGAGGCATGCACTATCAAGAAAAGCAAAACAG AGAGATTGAGCAAGAGGCATTCGGACCGAGTTCGACAAAGTAAAATTGATCCCGACGTCTCTCAGTTTACGGATGTGCATAATTATAA GATTTTTGTAGCTACATGGAATGTGGCTGGAAAGTCTCCTCCTAGTTATTTGAATCTTGAGGATTGGCTTCCTACCTCTCCTCCTGCTGACATTTATGTTCTCGG GTTTCAAGAGATTGTTCCTTTAAATGCTGGTAATGTTTTGGGCACTGAAGACAATGAACCGGCCAGGAAATGGTTAGCTCTCATTAGGAAGACTCTGAATAGCCTTCCTGGTACCAGTGGTGGCTTCCACACACCTTCACCAATCCCTGATCCACTTGTTGAACTGGATGCGGACTTTGAAGGATCAACAAGACAGGAAGCTTCATCTTTCTTTCACCGCCGATCATTTCAATCCTTGAGTCGTAGCATGAGAATGGTTAACGACATGGCAATGCCTCAACCAAGGCTTGACCGTCGCTTCAGTGTTTGTGATCGGGTTATTTTTGGTCATAGACCGAGTGATTATGACCCTAACTTCAGATGGGGTTCCTCTGATGATGAGAATGGACCTGGAGATTCACCAAGCAACGCTCAGTATACCGAATATTCTCCAATGTCCTATGGTGGATCTTTTGCCTTAGAGGGAAGCAATAGACACATGGCGCATTCAAGGTACTGTCTGGTTGCCAGCAAGCAAATGGTAGGGATATTTCTAACGGTATGGGTAAAGAGTGATCTTAGAGACTATGTTCGCAACTTGAAAGTGTCCTGTGTTGGCAGAGGATTGATGGGTTATCTTGGAAACAAG GGTTCTATTTCTATTAGCATGTTTTTGCATCGAACCAGCTTTTGCTTCGTCTGTAGTCATTTAACCTCAGGGCAAAAGGAGGGTGATGAGCTGCGAAGAAACTCTGATGTTATGGAGATCCTCAGAAAGACAAGGTTTCCCAGGGTTCATGGAATGAGATATGATAATTCTCCCCAAACGATTCTAGAGCACGA TCGTATTATATGGCTCGGGGATTTGAATTATCGGATCGCTTTGTCCTACCGTTGTGCAAAGGCTCTAGTTGAGATGCGCAATTGGAAATCACTATTAGAGAATGACCAG CTTCGAATAGAGCAGAGGCATGGCCGTGTATTCGAGGGATGGAATGAAGGCAAAATACATTTCCCTCCTACATACAAGTTCTCGAATAATTCAGACAGATATGCCGGGGAGGATAGGCGTCCAAAGAAGAAGCGAAGAACTCCGGCATG GTGTGATCGTATACTGTGGTATGGAAGAGGCCTCTATCAGATATCTTACGTTCGTGGAGAGTCCAAGTTCTCGGACCATAGGCCCGTTTATAGTGTATTTTCAGCAGAGGTCGAGTCTACTAGCCGTAATCGAATCAGGAAAAGCATGAGTTGTTCCAGTGCCAGGGTTGAGGTTGAAGAGCTGTTGCAAGTGTCACATGGATATACAGAACTCAGTTTCTTTTGA